A DNA window from Sandaracinaceae bacterium contains the following coding sequences:
- a CDS encoding four helix bundle protein — MLRITEESIVWLRSMKPIWEEVAKHDKNLARQMRDSAASVVGNLAEGEKRVGGHERERFGTAYGSAGETRVWLLSAAALGYVSDEAVEGPADWADKARATMWKLMHRG, encoded by the coding sequence ATGCTCCGAATCACCGAAGAGTCGATCGTTTGGCTGCGCTCGATGAAGCCGATCTGGGAAGAGGTCGCGAAGCACGACAAGAACCTGGCTCGGCAGATGCGGGACAGCGCGGCGAGCGTGGTGGGGAACCTGGCCGAGGGCGAGAAGCGGGTCGGCGGACATGAGCGCGAGCGGTTCGGTACGGCCTACGGCTCGGCGGGCGAGACCCGCGTGTGGCTGCTCTCCGCGGCGGCGCTGGGGTACGTGAGCGACGAGGCGGTCGAAGGGCCTGCGGACTGGGCGGACAAGGCGCGCGCGACGATGTGGAAGTTGATGCATCGCGGGTGA